A window of Pyrobaculum aerophilum str. IM2 contains these coding sequences:
- a CDS encoding phospholipid carrier-dependent glycosyltransferase, with translation MAVVIAVFAYSAFSIAQLPGSDGLPGGAGYISDEVWYVTSARNILHDFFKATANSPYFTTTPNCLINGTLVKEYTKIEAVTVKGEVSCYIRKGYPYPDKEGILSYYNFEHPPLVKYILAAVEAIRDEPLFWRIPSIIFGSATLLLVFLSARRIAGPIWALTASALMIFDNTFRAMSGIAMLDVYLGFFTALLAYFHVSGRTLSSGIALGLAASVKYSGAFPIFGLAYLLGVRRFTAVILMATAVFLLVNMPIAGQLGLGRWVNEIIGALSWHTTSRPPGPTASTPLDWLFMQNSFALYVNPDIYASGTPAYLVALIYALYKRDEVSILYLSTYGGYWLVYLAGNHTLYSFYTAHFSPLAHIVLAKLFSDLAKRGT, from the coding sequence TTGGCCGTTGTAATCGCTGTCTTTGCGTACTCCGCTTTTTCTATAGCGCAATTGCCGGGTTCTGACGGCTTGCCGGGCGGAGCAGGGTATATTTCCGACGAGGTATGGTACGTGACTTCGGCGAGGAATATACTACACGATTTTTTCAAGGCAACTGCCAACTCGCCGTATTTCACCACAACGCCCAACTGTTTGATTAACGGGACGCTGGTAAAGGAATATACAAAAATTGAGGCTGTAACCGTCAAGGGCGAGGTGTCTTGTTACATAAGGAAGGGCTATCCATACCCGGACAAGGAGGGGATACTCAGCTATTACAACTTCGAACACCCCCCGTTGGTGAAGTATATTTTAGCCGCCGTGGAGGCAATTAGAGACGAGCCGCTGTTTTGGAGAATCCCCTCAATTATATTCGGCTCCGCCACTTTACTCCTAGTGTTTTTATCGGCGAGAAGAATTGCCGGGCCTATCTGGGCGTTAACCGCCTCGGCATTGATGATTTTTGACAACACTTTTAGGGCCATGTCCGGCATAGCGATGTTAGACGTCTATCTGGGCTTTTTCACAGCCCTACTCGCCTATTTCCACGTCTCTGGTAGAACTCTCAGCTCAGGCATAGCGTTAGGCTTGGCGGCTTCTGTGAAGTACTCAGGGGCGTTTCCCATATTTGGCCTGGCTTATCTCTTAGGCGTCAGGCGTTTTACAGCCGTCATTCTCATGGCCACGGCCGTTTTCCTACTTGTAAACATGCCCATCGCTGGGCAGTTGGGCCTCGGGAGGTGGGTAAACGAAATTATAGGCGCCTTGTCTTGGCACACCACGTCAAGACCCCCGGGGCCTACTGCCTCGACGCCGCTGGATTGGTTGTTTATGCAAAACAGCTTCGCCTTATATGTAAACCCCGATATATATGCCAGCGGCACACCTGCATATTTAGTGGCGTTGATATACGCGCTTTATAAACGCGACGAAGTGTCAATACTATACCTTTCGACTTATGGAGGCTATTGGCTAGTGTACCTCGCGGGCAATCATACCCTCTACAGCTTTTACACAGCGCATTTCTCCCCCCTAGCTCACATCGTCCTTGCAAAGCTGTTTTCAGATTTAGCTAAGAGGGGGACTTAG
- a CDS encoding tRNA (guanine(26)-N(2))-dimethyltransferase: protein MRHLVLRREGGVKFYAPDPEKYGGIYSAPVFYNPAMEKNRTLSTLLLKAYGKGGLVVCEPLSGTGVRGIRYAVESGVVGKLILNDISKEAVELIKKNLEINGVDAEVYNEDANVLLHKLKDSCDVVDIDPFGSPAPFIHGAFRALKEEGLICATATDTAVLVGRYPRKCLRRYGSVIVKTPFYIEVGLRNLLGYIARVAAAEDYKITPLMSYWEGHYFRVCAYAARGARDADDNFHHIAYIKYERGVRKILHAQSEGSSGPLWVGPLGDPLIINKMSEIGPYQDFLKILAEEYSISAPWFYRLPEFAAGGKSPTLKEAVGVLRAAGIYAVRTHMAPDGFKADGEYGEVLMAFKRYISSAHSLQ, encoded by the coding sequence GTGAGACATTTAGTACTGAGGCGGGAGGGAGGCGTAAAGTTTTACGCGCCAGACCCTGAAAAGTACGGGGGCATTTACTCGGCGCCTGTCTTCTACAACCCCGCTATGGAGAAAAACAGGACTTTGTCCACGCTTCTGCTTAAGGCATACGGCAAGGGAGGGCTAGTGGTCTGTGAGCCCCTGAGCGGGACAGGTGTGAGGGGAATTAGATACGCAGTTGAAAGCGGAGTTGTCGGCAAGCTCATACTAAATGATATATCTAAAGAGGCCGTTGAGTTGATAAAAAAGAACTTGGAAATAAATGGAGTCGACGCAGAAGTTTACAACGAAGATGCCAATGTCCTTTTGCATAAGTTAAAAGACTCTTGCGACGTTGTTGACATAGATCCCTTCGGCTCGCCCGCGCCATTTATACACGGGGCCTTTAGGGCTTTAAAAGAAGAGGGACTAATCTGTGCAACTGCCACAGATACCGCGGTTCTCGTCGGCAGATATCCTAGAAAGTGCCTCCGGAGATATGGCTCAGTTATAGTAAAAACCCCTTTTTATATAGAGGTAGGCCTCAGGAACTTGCTGGGTTATATTGCAAGAGTAGCCGCCGCTGAGGACTACAAGATAACGCCCCTTATGTCTTATTGGGAAGGACATTATTTCAGAGTCTGCGCCTACGCCGCCAGAGGGGCCCGCGACGCGGATGATAATTTCCACCATATTGCCTATATAAAATACGAGAGAGGGGTGAGGAAAATCCTCCACGCCCAAAGCGAGGGTTCCTCAGGACCCCTCTGGGTCGGCCCGTTGGGCGACCCGCTTATTATAAACAAGATGTCTGAGATCGGCCCATATCAAGACTTCTTAAAAATTCTAGCAGAGGAGTATTCAATATCTGCACCGTGGTTTTACAGGCTGCCAGAGTTCGCGGCGGGCGGCAAAAGCCCAACGCTAAAGGAGGCCGTAGGCGTGTTGAGAGCCGCAGGGATATACGCAGTGAGGACGCACATGGCTCCAGACGGGTTTAAAGCAGATGGGGAATACGGCGAAGTTCTCATGGCATTTAAAAGATATATTTCCTCCGCCCACTCGTTGCAATGA
- the ileS gene encoding isoleucine--tRNA ligase translates to MPHGDLPLPPSYRPHEVKKAVEEFWRRNRIFEKWKSWRGGPKFTFLEGPPTTNGMPHVGHIRGRTYKDVVIRFYRLLGYDVWVQGGWDMQGMPVEWEVEKKLKLRSKKDIEQFGLEKFALECNSLVEEYLAYWREWGTKRLGLWLDLENAYETRQPHYLQYAWRIVKRAHELGLLTEDYRVLWFCPRCETSLSDHEVALGYDEREDPSIYVKFRVEGGVDEYLVIWTTTPWTIVDNEAVAVHPDYVYAKVEVEVGGRREYWWLAEALVPSLMAKFGIKTWRVVETKKGVELAGVRYIHPLAEEVPERASRPHQVVTAEFVTLEQGTGLVHIAPGHGPEDFELAKKYGLPVTNSVEINGIYNELGGRYKGKHVYDVDKEVTRDLRSKGLLVFEEKIRHEYPHCWRCGSKLILRADRQWFIAISRIRDKMYAELQKVNVVPTKLRDRFDIFVQNARDWNISRSRVWGTPLPVWRCKKDGRILVIGSLEELKKLAKELPPVDDFKLVHRPWIDQVKISAHDCDEWVREPYVMDVWLDSGIAWIAAVDGENNRDLWEKLFPYDFVTEGIDQTRGWFYSLLATSVLYTGRAPYKNVLIQGLILDKHGQKMSKSKGNVIWAKDLFEKYGADPVRLYILSKVAPWEDLSFDPDEVKYVIGDLNILWNVVKFADTYMSLDGFDAEKYPLSQWLEKGLEEDKWILSELNIMISEFTNFVKNFEFHKAAALWREFVVETLSHRYIRLLRRRVWSEEPSPDKYAAYAVLHDVLKKVLILGSILVPFITEYLWQAYVRKYEKNAPESVHLAQYPAAGSYDKELIYAYRELFAVFSALAEARNKAGIKLRWPIREAYVNGAKYAERYTELLKYLGNVKEVKVGRRPDYLCVKEGELEVCVPDKIEPELYYEALARELIRRIQVMRKETGLEISDEIHVVVETNSDDIKKAVEQYRDYIARETRAVKLIIDAVSQGKEWDISGEKVKIEIRKAQA, encoded by the coding sequence ATGCCACATGGGGATCTTCCGTTGCCTCCAAGTTACCGTCCACATGAAGTAAAGAAAGCCGTTGAGGAATTCTGGCGCAGGAACAGGATATTTGAGAAGTGGAAGTCGTGGCGGGGCGGGCCTAAATTCACTTTCCTTGAAGGGCCTCCGACAACTAACGGCATGCCCCACGTCGGTCATATAAGGGGCCGCACTTACAAAGATGTCGTCATAAGGTTTTACAGATTATTAGGCTACGACGTGTGGGTGCAAGGCGGCTGGGATATGCAGGGAATGCCAGTTGAGTGGGAGGTGGAGAAAAAACTGAAGCTAAGAAGCAAAAAGGACATTGAACAATTCGGGCTTGAGAAATTCGCCTTAGAGTGTAACTCTCTAGTTGAGGAGTACTTGGCCTATTGGAGGGAGTGGGGTACTAAAAGGCTGGGCTTGTGGCTTGATTTAGAAAACGCCTATGAGACTAGACAGCCGCATTATCTTCAATACGCCTGGCGCATAGTTAAAAGGGCGCACGAGTTGGGACTCCTCACAGAAGATTACCGAGTGTTGTGGTTTTGTCCCCGCTGTGAGACTTCGCTAAGCGATCATGAGGTGGCATTGGGGTACGATGAGAGGGAGGATCCCTCTATTTATGTAAAATTCCGCGTTGAGGGGGGCGTTGATGAGTACCTGGTAATTTGGACTACAACGCCGTGGACGATAGTAGACAACGAGGCTGTTGCCGTCCACCCAGATTATGTATACGCGAAAGTAGAAGTTGAAGTCGGCGGCAGGCGGGAGTACTGGTGGCTAGCCGAGGCTCTTGTGCCCAGCTTAATGGCTAAATTTGGAATAAAAACGTGGCGCGTTGTAGAGACTAAAAAAGGCGTTGAGTTAGCCGGAGTGAGGTATATACATCCCCTCGCGGAGGAAGTGCCCGAAAGGGCGTCGCGTCCTCATCAAGTAGTTACTGCGGAGTTTGTGACGCTGGAGCAGGGCACTGGCCTTGTTCACATAGCCCCAGGCCATGGGCCTGAGGACTTCGAACTGGCGAAGAAATACGGCCTTCCCGTTACTAACAGCGTTGAGATCAACGGCATCTATAACGAGCTCGGAGGAAGGTACAAAGGCAAGCATGTATACGACGTGGATAAAGAAGTGACAAGAGATCTACGGTCGAAGGGCCTATTAGTATTTGAGGAGAAAATACGCCACGAGTACCCTCACTGCTGGCGTTGCGGCTCTAAACTCATACTGAGAGCTGATAGACAGTGGTTTATTGCAATATCTCGCATCCGCGACAAGATGTACGCAGAATTGCAAAAAGTCAACGTCGTACCGACAAAGCTAAGAGATAGATTTGATATTTTTGTCCAAAACGCCAGGGATTGGAATATTTCAAGAAGCAGAGTGTGGGGCACGCCGCTTCCGGTGTGGAGGTGTAAGAAAGACGGGAGAATATTAGTAATAGGTTCTCTCGAAGAGCTGAAAAAACTAGCCAAGGAATTGCCCCCCGTTGACGACTTTAAACTAGTACATAGGCCGTGGATAGATCAAGTGAAGATATCCGCCCACGACTGCGACGAGTGGGTGAGAGAGCCTTATGTTATGGACGTCTGGCTGGACTCAGGCATTGCGTGGATAGCGGCTGTAGACGGGGAGAATAACAGGGATTTGTGGGAAAAGCTATTCCCCTACGACTTCGTCACAGAGGGCATTGACCAAACCCGCGGCTGGTTCTATTCGCTACTCGCAACGTCTGTATTATACACGGGCAGGGCCCCGTATAAAAACGTGTTGATTCAAGGGCTCATACTTGATAAACACGGGCAAAAGATGTCTAAAAGCAAGGGCAACGTAATTTGGGCAAAAGATTTGTTTGAAAAATACGGCGCAGATCCAGTGAGGCTGTATATTTTGTCAAAAGTTGCCCCCTGGGAGGATCTCTCCTTTGACCCAGACGAGGTGAAATATGTAATAGGCGATTTAAACATCTTGTGGAACGTGGTGAAATTCGCCGACACTTACATGTCGCTTGACGGCTTTGACGCCGAGAAATACCCCCTCAGCCAGTGGCTAGAAAAAGGCCTAGAGGAGGACAAGTGGATTCTCTCAGAGCTCAACATCATGATATCCGAATTTACTAACTTCGTAAAGAATTTTGAATTCCACAAGGCCGCCGCGCTGTGGAGAGAATTCGTAGTAGAGACTCTCAGCCACCGCTACATTAGGCTGTTGAGGAGGCGCGTGTGGAGCGAAGAACCATCGCCGGATAAATACGCGGCCTACGCCGTGTTACACGACGTTTTGAAAAAAGTCTTAATACTGGGATCTATCCTCGTCCCCTTCATAACTGAGTACTTGTGGCAGGCCTATGTGAGAAAGTATGAGAAAAACGCGCCCGAATCAGTTCACCTGGCGCAGTACCCAGCCGCCGGTAGTTACGACAAAGAGCTAATTTATGCATACCGCGAGCTCTTTGCGGTTTTCTCAGCACTAGCCGAGGCCAGGAACAAGGCGGGGATTAAGTTGAGGTGGCCCATACGGGAGGCGTATGTAAACGGCGCCAAATACGCAGAGCGTTATACAGAGCTATTAAAATACCTGGGCAATGTGAAAGAGGTAAAAGTCGGCAGACGTCCCGATTACCTTTGTGTAAAAGAGGGCGAATTAGAAGTATGCGTACCCGATAAGATAGAGCCAGAGCTGTACTACGAGGCCCTCGCCAGAGAGCTCATAAGGAGAATTCAAGTAATGCGGAAGGAAACGGGGCTTGAGATTAGCGATGAAATTCACGTAGTAGTTGAGACTAATTCTGACGACATTAAAAAGGCAGTTGAACAATACAGAGATTATATAGCACGCGAAACGAGGGCAGTAAAGCTTATCATTGACGCAGTCTCCCAAGGGAAAGAGTGGGACATATCAGGCGAAAAAGTGAAAATTGAGATTAGAAAAGCACAAGCTTAA
- a CDS encoding PaRep2b protein yields the protein MFATAWAELSRLWRFGIENGLYADHILNKLEGIRKYVEEYANRLRIEYTLYSLPGVDPWVEVRFKDERGNEIAHINIRWYHNKLHAFFNGAREKAERLASILNALGASVEAKELDGKWRVDLTTDSITAIRCKEWLEAVRALVEELHKRGIVNEEQRDRLLADINAGPNVVEIAGVELSVWEKLATNTGS from the coding sequence ATGTTCGCGACGGCGTGGGCTGAGCTCTCGCGGCTGTGGAGATTTGGCATAGAGAATGGCCTATACGCCGACCACATTCTTAATAAGCTTGAGGGCATTAGAAAATACGTGGAGGAGTACGCTAACAGGCTGAGGATTGAGTACACGCTGTACAGCCTCCCCGGCGTTGACCCGTGGGTAGAGGTGAGGTTTAAGGACGAGAGGGGGAATGAGATAGCCCACATAAACATTAGGTGGTATCATAATAAGCTACATGCCTTCTTTAACGGCGCCAGAGAAAAGGCGGAAAGACTGGCCTCAATACTAAACGCATTGGGCGCCAGCGTAGAGGCCAAGGAGCTTGATGGGAAATGGCGCGTAGACCTCACAACCGACTCCATCACAGCAATACGCTGTAAGGAGTGGCTGGAGGCAGTTAGAGCCCTTGTTGAGGAGCTACACAAGAGGGGAATAGTAAACGAGGAGCAGAGAGACCGGTTGCTGGCGGATATAAACGCCGGGCCCAACGTAGTTGAAATCGCCGGCGTAGAACTGAGCGTTTGGGAAAAACTGGCGACAAATACAGGTAGTTGA
- a CDS encoding transcriptional regulator, protein MVDKLLNATLNVVKNRGEQLFIDVARPYAYTLVAKFDRDKYIMRVATDAEQVSQSAIKDLKLLSIHTNAPSICVVSSVKGHLLQRGVVYLRDDVVFMSLATLTDVLEGKKPIFKLNRGVITASIDGEKLRAKRQQAGLSLGTLATNLGVTRETVYRYERGEIEAPLKIAEKLINMFGEDITKKIKINETPKVSQEELASRQIGAKTYRLLESHPDAIKWEDRTILISSNAERYQKTVELANALGAEVERA, encoded by the coding sequence ATGGTAGATAAGTTGTTAAACGCCACACTCAACGTAGTTAAGAACAGAGGAGAACAGCTATTTATAGACGTGGCTAGGCCTTATGCGTACACGCTAGTAGCCAAATTCGACAGAGATAAGTACATAATGAGAGTCGCAACAGACGCCGAGCAAGTCTCACAGAGCGCAATAAAAGACCTTAAGCTTCTTAGTATTCACACGAATGCGCCGAGCATATGCGTCGTATCAAGCGTGAAGGGACATTTATTACAGAGAGGAGTTGTATATCTCCGCGACGACGTTGTCTTCATGTCGCTGGCAACGCTTACGGATGTGCTAGAGGGGAAGAAGCCTATATTTAAACTCAACCGCGGCGTTATAACTGCCTCTATAGACGGCGAAAAACTAAGAGCAAAAAGACAACAAGCCGGCTTGAGTTTAGGCACTCTCGCCACGAATCTAGGCGTCACAAGGGAGACTGTATACCGCTATGAGCGCGGCGAAATAGAGGCGCCTCTCAAAATCGCTGAGAAATTAATTAACATGTTCGGCGAGGATATAACAAAAAAGATAAAAATAAACGAAACGCCCAAGGTAAGCCAAGAGGAGTTAGCCAGTAGGCAGATTGGCGCAAAAACATACAGACTTTTAGAGTCTCACCCAGACGCCATTAAGTGGGAGGATAGGACTATTCTTATCTCAAGTAACGCCGAGAGGTATCAAAAGACTGTAGAGCTGGCCAACGCGCTTGGGGCGGAGGTGGAGAGGGCGTGA
- a CDS encoding PaRep2b protein, with translation MANAWLIEEKAVVLAAPTGGQAIRGKGRTVSLYAKHLFALAKYRGVGWELLRWYAEVIREQTSNPTK, from the coding sequence ATGGCAAACGCGTGGTTAATTGAAGAAAAAGCCGTCGTTTTAGCCGCCCCAACGGGCGGCCAGGCAATAAGGGGGAAGGGGCGTACCGTGAGTCTTTACGCTAAACATCTCTTCGCCCTGGCCAAGTACAGGGGAGTGGGCTGGGAGTTATTGAGATGGTACGCCGAGGTGATAAGAGAACAAACTAGCAACCCGACGAAATAA
- a CDS encoding serine/threonine protein kinase, with product MDIIALLLLTIGGGVEHVLSVVRQLRDLQLILVEGGSVLLNGVRVIGKGTNSVIFKCRPAIGNVELACKVRRGDASRPSLASEGQYLHIANSVGVGPRVYTYSRDVIAYFYVDGVPLGTWWAGADAKQKRGVVEELLRQAFKLDASGVSHNELSRLEKHVLIERGRPVIIDFESATLGGGNNVTQVANGLMRLGLRPPIDALRRYKKCQCPEAFNEVLYGYLQQL from the coding sequence GTGGATATTATCGCGCTTCTGCTCCTCACAATAGGAGGCGGCGTTGAGCACGTACTCTCTGTCGTCCGCCAGCTACGTGACCTCCAGTTAATCCTTGTGGAGGGAGGGTCAGTTTTGTTAAACGGCGTACGGGTTATAGGTAAGGGCACTAATAGTGTAATATTTAAGTGCAGACCCGCCATCGGCAACGTCGAGCTCGCGTGTAAAGTGAGGCGCGGCGACGCCTCAAGGCCCTCCCTCGCCTCTGAGGGGCAATATCTCCACATCGCTAACAGCGTAGGCGTCGGGCCCCGCGTCTATACTTACAGTAGAGACGTCATTGCCTATTTTTACGTAGACGGAGTACCCCTGGGCACGTGGTGGGCTGGCGCCGACGCAAAACAAAAAAGGGGCGTGGTTGAAGAGCTATTACGCCAAGCTTTTAAACTAGACGCAAGTGGCGTGTCGCATAACGAGCTCTCCAGGCTTGAAAAACACGTCCTTATTGAAAGGGGGCGCCCTGTTATCATCGACTTTGAGTCGGCGACTTTAGGCGGCGGCAATAACGTGACGCAAGTGGCTAACGGGTTAATGCGCCTCGGCCTGAGGCCTCCCATCGACGCCTTAAGGCGATATAAAAAATGTCAATGCCCCGAGGCCTTTAACGAAGTTCTATACGGGTACCTTCAACAACTATAA
- a CDS encoding AAA family ATPase: MINVLAVAGLPGSGKTTVARIIERRGYLYYSLGDVVRAEAERRGLTPDKTAVTMRLERGRKAVIYELLKSVKPGEKVVIDGIRSIEEVEALEEFLGTVFLIYVVASRKVRYQRLTGRGRSDDPLSFSQFLLRDLRELRFGLADLLSRADYIIVNETKSIEELEQEIGKVLLELR, encoded by the coding sequence ATGATTAATGTATTAGCCGTTGCCGGTCTGCCGGGCTCAGGGAAGACCACGGTGGCGCGAATTATTGAGAGACGCGGATATTTATACTACAGTTTGGGCGACGTGGTGAGGGCGGAGGCAGAAAGGCGGGGTTTAACCCCTGACAAAACGGCGGTCACTATGCGGCTAGAGAGAGGCAGAAAGGCCGTAATATACGAGCTTTTAAAAAGCGTAAAGCCCGGAGAGAAAGTAGTAATAGACGGAATAAGGAGTATAGAGGAGGTCGAGGCACTGGAGGAGTTTTTAGGCACCGTTTTTTTAATATATGTCGTCGCGTCTAGAAAAGTGAGATACCAAAGACTGACAGGTAGGGGGAGGAGCGACGACCCCTTGTCGTTTTCCCAATTCCTCTTGAGAGATCTCAGAGAGTTGAGATTCGGCCTAGCGGATTTGCTGTCAAGAGCCGACTACATAATAGTAAACGAAACAAAGAGTATTGAAGAGTTAGAGCAAGAGATAGGAAAGGTGTTACTTGAACTGCGTTAA
- a CDS encoding RNA-binding domain-containing protein, whose translation MRVEAIVEVRMTEDRGKVLKALENVFTPMRIEERQSDMGTILVATCEGHKCLEKLRSAIWRQGIQDAARSVISRGIVGEDTVVFSVNKQAAYVGVVSFVTEAGESPLGPITFTVKTNDVRQFIDWLAPRTYRGRVYYEAPPPD comes from the coding sequence ATGAGAGTGGAGGCCATTGTAGAAGTGAGAATGACAGAGGACAGAGGCAAGGTCTTAAAGGCGTTAGAAAATGTCTTCACCCCCATGAGGATAGAGGAGAGACAAAGTGATATGGGGACGATCCTTGTGGCCACGTGTGAGGGCCATAAGTGTCTAGAGAAGTTGAGAAGCGCCATCTGGCGCCAAGGGATACAAGACGCCGCTAGGAGCGTTATATCCCGGGGGATTGTAGGCGAAGACACAGTGGTTTTTTCAGTAAACAAGCAGGCTGCATATGTGGGAGTCGTCAGTTTCGTCACAGAGGCAGGCGAGTCGCCGCTGGGACCCATAACCTTTACAGTAAAGACAAACGACGTGCGCCAGTTTATCGACTGGCTAGCCCCCCGAACGTATAGAGGAAGGGTGTACTACGAAGCGCCTCCACCTGACTAA
- a CDS encoding PaRep2a protein — translation MKRLELYYGMCEMAKMAIAEYGGKYAEPLISEYALRRAFWWEGEWRGKPISCFAAEKKAVCKVGEKMAAFYVFDTPRGVYLRPEIKLLDEWVKVAHRGDEGSGVY, via the coding sequence GTGAAGCGGCTAGAGCTTTACTACGGCATGTGCGAAATGGCGAAAATGGCAATCGCCGAATACGGGGGGAAATACGCCGAACCGCTAATTAGTGAGTACGCCCTTAGGCGCGCATTTTGGTGGGAAGGGGAATGGCGCGGTAAGCCGATATCGTGTTTTGCCGCGGAGAAAAAGGCAGTGTGCAAGGTGGGCGAAAAAATGGCCGCTTTTTATGTATTCGATACGCCCCGCGGCGTCTACTTAAGGCCGGAGATAAAGCTATTGGACGAGTGGGTTAAGGTGGCGCATAGGGGCGATGAGGGCAGTGGTGTTTATTAA
- a CDS encoding PaRep2b protein: MYQPRSANAFDAAVKALKDAGFEEGVHFIAKRPEGGERGYIRLRIPTGLWRLEELRRLGVDWADKALKRLEEIAKARGFSNLLEEYLRPAMEAETVDPRGLVVDDAERGLKAVVRGVRVDRECGRPRVVVEYEVGGDEKSFSFIWGVTTTGKVIAGVKLNDERALVLTALLADKAIRGKKGHMTLYAKHLFALAKYKGVGWGLLRWYAEVMRESAEL; encoded by the coding sequence ATGTATCAGCCGAGGTCTGCTAATGCCTTTGACGCCGCTGTAAAGGCGCTTAAGGACGCGGGCTTTGAAGAGGGGGTGCACTTTATTGCAAAGAGGCCGGAGGGCGGCGAGCGGGGCTATATACGCCTTAGGATACCTACTGGGCTGTGGCGCCTTGAAGAGTTGAGGAGGCTGGGCGTGGACTGGGCAGACAAAGCGCTGAAGCGCCTTGAAGAAATAGCAAAGGCGAGGGGCTTCTCCAACCTACTGGAGGAGTACTTAAGGCCGGCTATGGAGGCGGAGACCGTCGATCCGAGGGGGCTGGTGGTCGACGACGCCGAGAGAGGGTTAAAGGCAGTTGTAAGAGGCGTGAGGGTGGATCGGGAATGCGGGAGGCCTAGGGTCGTCGTGGAGTATGAGGTAGGCGGGGATGAGAAATCCTTTTCTTTCATCTGGGGCGTGACAACGACGGGGAAAGTTATAGCAGGCGTGAAGCTAAACGACGAGAGAGCCCTGGTGCTGACCGCCCTACTCGCCGATAAGGCAATAAGGGGGAAGAAGGGGCACATGACGCTTTACGCTAAACATCTATTCGCTCTGGCCAAGTACAAAGGCGTCGGCTGGGGGCTTTTGAGGTGGTACGCCGAGGTGATGAGAGAGTCGGCGGAGCTTTAA
- a CDS encoding Sjogren's syndrome/scleroderma autoantigen 1 family protein, giving the protein MDPVKKIAQLVRAGATLTAYTCPACGTVLVRLKTGELYCANCERTVVLVKTEEEAQQALEIVQLREVRRIVFDKILQLGREIEKLSASEMVDHLRSMSLLIDIYERLSRLHGEGQRQQPKSPS; this is encoded by the coding sequence GTGGATCCCGTTAAGAAAATCGCCCAGCTGGTGAGAGCCGGCGCCACTTTGACTGCCTATACCTGTCCCGCCTGTGGAACAGTGCTAGTAAGACTTAAGACGGGAGAGCTGTACTGTGCTAATTGCGAGCGCACGGTGGTTCTCGTCAAGACGGAGGAAGAGGCACAACAAGCGTTAGAAATTGTGCAGTTAAGAGAGGTGAGGCGTATTGTATTTGACAAAATCCTTCAGCTCGGACGTGAGATTGAGAAGCTATCTGCCTCTGAAATGGTAGACCACTTGAGGTCAATGAGTCTGTTGATTGATATATATGAACGTCTGAGCAGACTACACGGAGAGGGGCAGAGACAGCAGCCTAAGTCCCCCTCTTAG
- a CDS encoding RNA-binding protein gives MKRLRLSNKEVKELREKFDFMKPILNDADVVEVLQLTEKEFIYLVDGEPLFLKVVTNEGEYVIPTLFLIHKSPRGSLLPSFPKAVVDAGAVKRIINGADVMRPGIKKLEGDFNKGSIVFVADEKGRTIAIAASLYSKGEIEQMEKGKVLLNLHYLGDRAWRASLDLSKKPT, from the coding sequence GTGAAGAGGCTGAGGCTGAGTAATAAAGAGGTAAAAGAATTACGGGAAAAATTTGACTTCATGAAGCCGATTTTGAACGACGCAGATGTTGTAGAAGTGCTCCAGCTGACTGAAAAAGAGTTTATATATCTCGTCGACGGCGAACCGCTGTTTCTCAAAGTAGTAACTAATGAGGGGGAATATGTGATCCCCACACTGTTTTTAATTCACAAATCACCAAGGGGAAGCCTCCTTCCCTCCTTCCCTAAGGCCGTAGTTGATGCGGGGGCAGTAAAGCGGATTATAAACGGGGCCGACGTCATGAGGCCTGGCATTAAAAAACTAGAGGGCGATTTCAACAAAGGCAGTATAGTGTTTGTAGCAGACGAAAAGGGCCGTACTATAGCGATAGCGGCCTCTTTATACTCTAAGGGTGAGATTGAGCAGATGGAAAAGGGCAAGGTGTTATTGAATTTACACTATTTAGGCGATAGGGCGTGGCGGGCGTCGTTGGACTTGTCTAAAAAACCCACTTAG